One genomic region from uncultured Cohaesibacter sp. encodes:
- a CDS encoding tellurite resistance TerB family protein: MFDASKLINEFLGAAGAPGTQSQGTGAGNSDLMQRGKDYLSQNAGGIGGGALAGGLAGYMMGSKKGRKMAKKAATYGGLALVAGLAYKAYSDYQGKKAGVPVVDGQVGRGDQTIPAHLHTPEGASSRKITHVPVVPMGSGFEVNEMTQRATGFGATLVSAMIAAAKADGTIDAQEQQAIFEKIGQEDLSAEEKAFLLDQINKPLDIDSIVSQARSTEQAMEIYLASLMAIEPDTPSEQAYLSLLSARLGLEPELIDQIHQTLLEATD; encoded by the coding sequence ATGTTTGATGCATCAAAACTGATCAATGAATTTCTGGGAGCAGCCGGTGCCCCCGGAACACAGTCTCAGGGCACCGGGGCTGGCAATAGTGATTTGATGCAACGCGGTAAGGATTATCTCTCACAGAATGCTGGCGGCATTGGCGGTGGCGCTTTGGCCGGAGGCTTGGCTGGCTATATGATGGGCTCCAAGAAGGGGCGCAAAATGGCCAAGAAAGCCGCAACCTATGGCGGGTTGGCGTTGGTGGCAGGCCTCGCCTATAAGGCCTATTCGGACTATCAGGGCAAGAAGGCCGGTGTTCCGGTTGTTGATGGACAGGTCGGGCGAGGTGATCAAACCATTCCCGCTCATCTTCACACCCCTGAAGGAGCTTCCTCTCGCAAAATCACCCATGTACCAGTGGTACCCATGGGGTCCGGGTTTGAAGTCAACGAAATGACGCAGCGTGCCACAGGGTTTGGAGCAACGCTTGTCAGCGCCATGATTGCAGCGGCAAAAGCCGATGGCACTATCGACGCGCAAGAGCAACAGGCCATTTTCGAAAAAATTGGCCAAGAGGATCTAAGCGCTGAAGAAAAGGCCTTTTTGCTCGATCAGATCAACAAGCCCCTCGATATTGACAGCATCGTCTCGCAGGCACGCAGCACAGAACAGGCCATGGAAATCTATCTGGCCTCACTCATGGCCATTGAACCGGACACCCCTTCCGAGCAGGCCTATCTGTCTTTGCTGTCCGCTCGCCTTGGCCTTGAACCCGAGCTGATTGACCAAATTCACCAGACCCTTCTAGAAGCAACTGACTAA
- a CDS encoding XRE family transcriptional regulator — translation MGDLERGEFGAIESLQEDTSVTEAIPGVLAPAGASAPGAPGMDQLGQMVREARKRKGWTLEETGRYAGIGRSTLSKIENGQTSPGFDIVRRLTQALELETPNLFLQSGKSDLTGRRDVTRKGEGEGKVTATYSHELLCNELTSKAMLPYVSTIKARDISDFGDWIRHRGEEFMYVLSGELELHTEHYRPLAMQAGDSVYYDSSMGHCCVTTSKEDAVVLWVSLER, via the coding sequence ATGGGTGATCTGGAACGCGGGGAATTTGGCGCCATCGAAAGCCTCCAAGAGGACACATCTGTCACGGAAGCCATTCCCGGTGTGCTTGCTCCGGCCGGTGCTTCGGCACCCGGAGCCCCCGGCATGGATCAGTTGGGCCAAATGGTGCGCGAGGCACGCAAGCGCAAAGGCTGGACGCTGGAAGAGACAGGGCGTTATGCGGGCATTGGTCGCTCGACCCTGTCCAAGATCGAGAATGGCCAGACCAGCCCGGGCTTCGACATCGTGCGTCGTCTGACGCAGGCGTTGGAACTGGAAACGCCGAACCTGTTCCTGCAAAGCGGCAAGAGCGATCTGACCGGGCGGCGGGATGTGACCCGTAAGGGCGAGGGCGAAGGCAAGGTCACCGCAACCTATTCCCATGAGCTTTTGTGCAACGAGCTAACCAGCAAGGCGATGTTGCCCTATGTCAGCACGATCAAGGCGCGAGATATTTCCGATTTCGGTGACTGGATCCGCCATCGCGGCGAGGAATTCATGTATGTGCTCTCCGGCGAGTTGGAGCTGCATACCGAGCATTATCGGCCACTGGCTATGCAAGCGGGCGATAGCGTCTATTATGACAGCTCCATGGGTCATTGCTGTGTAACCACCAGCAAGGAAGATGCTGTGGTGCTCTGGGTGAGCCTCGAGCGCTGA
- a CDS encoding ABC transporter permease → MADITDSGASMSTSTKGSKESAKEHKKRLKYYSASQWTLIWWRFRRHRAAMVAAAVLIFMALLGIFAEFVAPYGPTSRDTKYLDGAPQVPLFCDQNGCSWRPFVHGVSTKRDPVTLRAISVPDPEKRVYLTFFAQGEKTELLGFIPSKIHFFLLDDKRAKLHLWGTDDLGRDVFSRTIYATRTSLSIGVIGVLISFVLALIIGGVAGYAGGWVDNIIQRVTEVIRVVPIIPLYMGLAAAMPKEWSTTEVYFAMTLILGFFGWPTLARRIRSQLLSIRSEDYVVAARLAGARPLRIISQHMLPSFTSFIIVDLVISFPYMILSETALSFVGLGLRPPTVSWGVLLQQAQSVRVIEQTPWLFIPAIFVVLAVLAFTVVGDGLRDAADPYSDAR, encoded by the coding sequence ATGGCAGATATCACAGACAGCGGCGCTTCCATGTCCACCTCAACCAAAGGCTCGAAAGAGAGCGCAAAGGAACACAAGAAGCGGCTCAAATATTATTCAGCCAGCCAATGGACCCTGATCTGGTGGCGTTTCCGCCGCCATCGTGCGGCCATGGTTGCTGCTGCTGTGCTTATCTTCATGGCGTTGTTGGGCATCTTTGCCGAGTTCGTGGCGCCCTATGGTCCAACCAGCCGCGATACCAAATATCTAGATGGTGCACCTCAAGTGCCGCTCTTCTGCGATCAGAATGGTTGTTCATGGCGCCCCTTCGTGCATGGTGTCAGCACAAAACGCGATCCCGTGACGTTGCGGGCTATCTCGGTGCCCGATCCCGAGAAGCGTGTCTATCTCACCTTCTTTGCCCAAGGGGAAAAGACAGAGCTTTTGGGCTTTATCCCCTCCAAGATCCATTTCTTTTTGTTGGATGACAAGCGTGCCAAGCTGCATCTGTGGGGTACGGATGATCTGGGCCGCGATGTCTTTTCGCGTACCATCTATGCGACGCGTACTTCGCTTTCCATCGGCGTGATTGGCGTGTTGATCTCTTTCGTGCTCGCTCTCATCATCGGTGGCGTGGCTGGCTATGCCGGGGGCTGGGTGGACAATATCATCCAGCGCGTGACCGAGGTCATCCGCGTGGTGCCGATCATCCCGCTCTATATGGGGCTGGCCGCAGCCATGCCCAAGGAATGGTCCACCACAGAAGTCTATTTCGCGATGACGCTCATCCTAGGCTTTTTCGGTTGGCCCACGCTGGCTCGACGCATCCGCTCACAGCTGCTTTCCATCCGTTCGGAGGATTATGTGGTGGCGGCACGGTTGGCCGGAGCGCGCCCGTTGCGCATCATTTCCCAGCATATGCTGCCCAGCTTTACCAGCTTTATCATCGTCGATCTGGTGATCTCGTTCCCCTACATGATCCTAAGCGAGACGGCGCTGTCCTTCGTCGGCCTCGGCTTGCGACCACCTACGGTGTCGTGGGGCGTTCTGTTGCAACAGGCCCAGTCGGTGCGAGTCATCGAGCAGACGCCTTGGCTGTTCATTCCCGCAATCTTCGTGGTGCTGGCTGTGCTGGCCTTCACTGTGGTGGGCGATGGTCTGCGCGATGCGGCCGACCCATATTCGGACGCACGATAG
- a CDS encoding EF-hand domain-containing protein encodes MSVIGSSTSSSQVWQQLISKTDTNGDDAIGVSELAELIGGDDSTSEASSIIGEFDTDSDGTLSEEEFNAAVGGSNLSGDYLSLQEMPPPPPPPAEESASSEDETSIEDLFASIDSDGDGSISLEELQEQLGISGDSAESSETDSAQTLMDLVQEILSDSDDTSSSDDLAAAPPPPPPPPSGAASETETETDEDDTTVSSTSSLETEQSTSEGDMFMVRMMEQLYQQSNLGYATSSGVSFSI; translated from the coding sequence ATGAGTGTGATTGGTAGTTCCACCAGCTCCAGCCAAGTATGGCAGCAATTAATAAGCAAGACAGACACGAACGGCGACGACGCAATCGGTGTGTCCGAACTCGCTGAATTGATTGGTGGTGATGACAGCACCAGCGAAGCGTCTTCTATAATTGGAGAATTTGACACTGATTCAGACGGCACTCTGAGTGAAGAAGAGTTCAATGCTGCTGTTGGCGGATCCAATCTTTCCGGCGACTATCTGAGCCTTCAGGAAATGCCGCCACCGCCACCTCCGCCAGCTGAGGAAAGTGCTTCATCTGAAGATGAAACCAGCATTGAGGATTTATTCGCCAGTATAGATAGCGATGGCGATGGCTCGATTTCGCTTGAAGAACTTCAGGAGCAATTGGGCATAAGCGGTGATTCAGCGGAAAGCTCTGAAACCGATAGTGCGCAGACCTTGATGGATCTGGTTCAAGAGATCTTGTCTGATAGTGATGACACATCTTCTAGCGATGACTTGGCGGCCGCTCCTCCTCCACCGCCACCGCCTCCAAGTGGGGCTGCCAGCGAGACTGAGACCGAGACCGATGAGGATGACACCACTGTCAGCAGTACCTCCAGTCTTGAGACCGAGCAATCCACCTCAGAGGGCGATATGTTTATGGTCCGAATGATGGAGCAGCTCTATCAGCAGTCCAATCTGGGGTATGCCACTTCGAGCGGCGTCAGCTTTTCGATCTGA
- a CDS encoding LysR substrate-binding domain-containing protein, whose amino-acid sequence MKLSINQMRAVEAVVRTGSFSAAAKELGISQPSVSNHLSALEKHYRTQLIHRNGRQAEATDTCREILSRIRSVLAMTDEIEHALEGRRRMQAGSLRLGYSTYQFAMPILSDFMTKFPEVEIEARAMASNDLLPLLEDGKFDVVFITSDEAPSRLHVEKIRTERIVLVVPPDHPLCEKGAASWQDVSNAALVQRENSSGTRRVFEKAASTAGVQLNTLLALGSWGAIVTTINSGMGIGVAMEGEVLPSNNVVIIPIEDETLTVSHYLACLPEMRHVSAIRAMFNALQDNE is encoded by the coding sequence ATGAAATTATCAATCAATCAGATGCGCGCAGTTGAAGCGGTTGTGCGCACTGGTAGCTTCTCTGCTGCGGCAAAAGAGTTGGGCATTTCCCAACCCTCGGTTTCCAACCATCTTTCTGCGCTCGAAAAGCATTATCGCACGCAGTTGATCCATCGAAACGGGCGTCAGGCGGAGGCGACGGATACCTGCCGGGAAATCCTGTCTCGCATTCGTTCCGTTCTGGCGATGACTGATGAGATCGAACATGCTCTTGAAGGAAGACGCCGCATGCAGGCCGGGTCCCTGCGCCTTGGCTATTCTACCTATCAGTTTGCCATGCCGATTCTGTCAGACTTCATGACCAAGTTTCCAGAGGTGGAGATCGAAGCGCGAGCGATGGCTTCTAATGATCTTTTGCCCTTGTTGGAAGATGGCAAATTTGATGTCGTCTTCATCACCTCTGATGAGGCCCCTAGCCGTTTGCATGTCGAAAAAATCCGAACGGAACGGATCGTGCTCGTCGTCCCGCCGGATCATCCTCTTTGCGAGAAGGGGGCGGCCAGTTGGCAAGACGTATCGAATGCGGCTCTTGTTCAGAGGGAAAACAGCTCTGGTACGCGTCGAGTGTTTGAAAAGGCCGCATCGACTGCCGGTGTGCAACTGAACACATTGCTTGCTCTTGGGTCCTGGGGGGCGATTGTGACGACGATCAACAGTGGAATGGGCATTGGCGTGGCGATGGAAGGGGAGGTGCTGCCTTCCAACAATGTGGTCATCATTCCCATCGAAGATGAAACTCTTACCGTTTCACATTATCTTGCCTGCCTTCCTGAAATGCGGCATGTCTCAGCAATCAGGGCAATGTTTAATGCCCTTCAAGACAATGAGTGA
- a CDS encoding N-acetyltransferase family protein, protein MIRSAKPEDAAAIAEIYNDAVRTTTAIWNDETVTVQNRADWIASKQKDGWPLFVLEDEQGAVAGYATYGPWRAWDGYRHTVEHSVYVEKGHRGQGIGKALMQALISKAKQTDIHVMVAGIEAGNEASIRLHEKLGFNQAGNLHEVGTKFGRWLDLTFLELKLSE, encoded by the coding sequence ATGATTAGAAGCGCAAAGCCGGAAGATGCTGCCGCCATCGCGGAGATCTATAATGATGCCGTGCGCACCACCACCGCCATCTGGAATGATGAAACCGTGACCGTTCAGAACAGAGCCGACTGGATTGCATCAAAGCAGAAAGATGGCTGGCCGCTGTTTGTGCTGGAAGACGAGCAGGGCGCTGTGGCCGGCTATGCCACCTATGGCCCCTGGCGTGCGTGGGATGGCTATCGCCACACCGTGGAGCATTCGGTCTATGTAGAAAAAGGCCACCGGGGGCAGGGGATCGGCAAGGCGCTCATGCAAGCTCTTATCAGCAAGGCCAAGCAGACTGATATTCATGTGATGGTCGCAGGCATTGAAGCTGGCAATGAAGCCTCCATCAGGCTGCACGAAAAGCTGGGCTTCAATCAGGCGGGAAACCTGCATGAAGTTGGCACAAAGTTTGGCCGTTGGCTGGACCTGACATTTTTGGAATTGAAACTGAGTGAATGA
- the gcvP gene encoding aminomethyl-transferring glycine dehydrogenase produces the protein MTFKLTDYEAYDFANRRHIGPSPSEMAEMLKVIGFTTLDELIDATVPASIRQKEPLKWGGALAEGDTLHHMRKVASKNKLLTSLIGQGYYGTSTPPVILRNILENPAWYTAYTPYQPEISQGRLEALLNFQTMVSDLTGLEIANASLLDEATAAAEAMTMAKRAAKSKSNIFFVDENCHPQNIAVIETRAEPLGIEVKVAAPEELEPREVFGAIFQYPGTHGHVRDFTSAMAALHENKALGIVIADPLALALLKSPGEMGADIAVGSTQRFGVPLGYGGPHAAYMSCRDAFKRSMPGRIIGVTIDSHGRKAYRLALQTREQHIRREKANSNVCTAQALLAVIASMYAVYHGPDGIKAIAQYVHRKTVRLVDGLEKLGFKPEPDVFFDTITVEVGALQGVILNAAVANGINLRKVGNSKIGISLDEQTRPETVEAVWKSFGGELTYGAFEHEREQDIPYRLPTNNLRTTEYLTHPIFHLNRAEAEITRYMRRLADRDLALDRAMIPLGSCTMKLNATIEMIPITWPEFANLHPFVPDDQALGYKEMIDDLNEKLCLVTGYDAISQQPNSGAQGEYAGLITIRNYHMARGEGHRDVCLIPTSAHGTNPASAHMAGFKVVVVKSAENGDIDVEDFRAKAEKHSANLAACMITYPSTHGVFEETVQDVCAITHEHGGQVYIDGANMNAMVGLSRPGDIGGDVSHLNLHKTFCIPHGGGGPGMGPIGVKAHLAPYLPGHPERDAAIGPVSAAPFGSPSILPVSWAYCLLMGGAGLTQSTKVAILNANYIAASLKGAYDTLYASKAGLVAHECILETRPLKDSCGVTVDDIAKRLMDNGFHAPTMSFPVPGTLMVEPTESEPKAELDRFINAMLDIRREAQDIEDGKIDAENNPLKNAPHTVRDLVGEWDRPYSRKQGCFPAGAFEVDKYWPPVNRVDNVYGDRHLICTCPPVDAYEEDEAAE, from the coding sequence ATGACCTTCAAACTGACCGATTATGAAGCTTATGATTTTGCCAACCGACGCCATATCGGGCCGTCGCCGAGCGAAATGGCTGAAATGCTCAAGGTGATTGGCTTCACCACACTGGATGAGCTGATCGATGCGACGGTTCCGGCGTCCATCCGCCAGAAAGAACCGCTCAAATGGGGTGGTGCACTGGCCGAAGGCGACACGCTGCATCACATGCGCAAGGTTGCTTCCAAGAACAAACTGCTCACCTCGCTCATCGGTCAGGGCTATTACGGCACCAGCACCCCGCCGGTCATCCTGCGCAACATCCTTGAAAATCCGGCCTGGTACACAGCCTACACCCCTTATCAGCCAGAGATCAGCCAAGGCCGCCTTGAAGCGCTGCTCAACTTCCAGACCATGGTATCCGACCTAACCGGCCTTGAGATCGCCAACGCCTCATTGCTCGATGAAGCCACAGCCGCAGCGGAGGCCATGACCATGGCCAAGCGCGCAGCCAAGTCCAAATCCAACATTTTCTTCGTGGATGAGAATTGTCACCCGCAGAATATCGCTGTCATCGAAACCCGTGCAGAACCGCTGGGCATCGAAGTGAAGGTTGCCGCTCCTGAAGAGCTGGAGCCAAGAGAAGTCTTCGGTGCGATCTTCCAGTATCCGGGCACCCATGGCCATGTGCGTGATTTCACCTCTGCCATGGCAGCGCTGCACGAGAACAAGGCCCTTGGCATCGTGATTGCCGATCCGCTGGCACTGGCGCTGCTGAAATCTCCGGGCGAAATGGGTGCAGACATTGCCGTCGGCTCCACCCAGCGATTTGGCGTTCCGCTTGGCTATGGCGGACCGCACGCAGCTTACATGTCTTGTCGTGATGCCTTCAAACGCTCCATGCCGGGGCGCATCATCGGGGTGACCATCGACAGCCATGGCCGCAAAGCCTATCGCCTCGCCCTTCAGACCCGAGAGCAGCATATTCGCCGCGAGAAAGCCAACTCCAACGTTTGCACCGCACAGGCGCTGCTGGCCGTCATCGCCTCCATGTATGCGGTCTATCACGGGCCGGATGGCATCAAGGCGATTGCGCAATATGTTCATCGCAAGACCGTACGTCTGGTCGACGGCCTCGAAAAACTGGGCTTCAAGCCAGAGCCGGATGTGTTCTTCGATACCATCACGGTGGAAGTGGGCGCGCTGCAGGGCGTGATCCTCAACGCAGCTGTCGCCAATGGCATCAACCTGCGCAAGGTAGGCAACAGCAAGATCGGCATCAGCCTTGATGAGCAGACCCGTCCGGAAACCGTGGAAGCGGTCTGGAAGAGCTTTGGCGGCGAGCTGACCTATGGTGCCTTCGAGCATGAGCGCGAGCAGGATATCCCCTACCGTCTGCCAACCAACAATCTGCGCACAACCGAGTATCTCACGCACCCGATCTTCCATCTCAACCGTGCCGAAGCCGAGATCACCCGCTATATGCGTCGCCTCGCCGACCGCGATCTGGCGCTCGACCGGGCCATGATTCCGCTTGGTTCCTGCACCATGAAGCTCAACGCCACCATCGAGATGATCCCGATCACATGGCCCGAATTTGCCAACCTGCATCCGTTTGTGCCCGATGATCAGGCGCTGGGCTACAAGGAGATGATCGACGATCTAAACGAAAAGCTCTGCCTTGTGACCGGTTATGATGCCATTTCCCAGCAGCCGAACTCGGGCGCGCAGGGCGAATATGCAGGTCTCATCACCATTCGCAACTATCACATGGCGCGCGGCGAAGGCCATCGCGATGTCTGTCTCATCCCGACCTCGGCCCACGGCACCAACCCCGCCTCGGCCCATATGGCCGGTTTCAAGGTGGTGGTCGTCAAATCAGCCGAAAATGGCGATATTGACGTTGAAGATTTCCGCGCCAAGGCCGAAAAGCACAGCGCCAATCTTGCCGCTTGCATGATCACCTATCCGTCCACCCACGGTGTGTTCGAGGAAACGGTGCAGGATGTTTGCGCCATCACCCATGAGCATGGGGGACAGGTCTATATTGACGGGGCGAACATGAACGCGATGGTGGGGCTTTCCCGCCCGGGCGACATTGGCGGCGACGTCAGCCATCTCAATCTGCACAAGACCTTCTGTATTCCCCATGGCGGCGGTGGTCCGGGCATGGGACCGATTGGCGTCAAGGCACACCTTGCCCCTTACCTGCCGGGTCACCCTGAGCGCGATGCAGCCATCGGACCGGTGTCTGCCGCGCCATTCGGCTCGCCATCCATTCTGCCAGTCAGCTGGGCCTATTGCCTGCTGATGGGCGGTGCTGGCCTAACCCAATCCACCAAGGTGGCCATCCTCAACGCCAACTATATCGCGGCCAGCCTCAAGGGCGCCTATGATACCCTTTATGCCTCCAAGGCCGGTCTCGTGGCCCATGAGTGCATTCTGGAAACCCGTCCGCTCAAGGACAGCTGCGGCGTAACCGTGGACGATATCGCCAAGCGCCTGATGGACAATGGCTTCCATGCACCGACCATGAGCTTCCCGGTGCCGGGCACGCTGATGGTCGAGCCAACGGAATCCGAGCCCAAGGCCGAGCTTGATCGCTTCATCAATGCCATGCTCGACATTCGCCGCGAAGCACAGGACATTGAAGACGGGAAAATCGACGCGGAGAATAATCCGCTGAAAAATGCCCCTCATACCGTGCGCGACCTTGTCGGCGAGTGGGATCGCCCCTACTCTCGCAAACAGGGATGCTTCCCGGCGGGGGCTTTCGAAGTGGATAAATACTGGCCACCGGTCAACCGCGTCGACAATGTTTATGGTGACCGCCACCTCATCTGCACCTGCCCACCGGTGGATGCCTATGAGGAAGACGAAGCTGCGGAGTGA
- a CDS encoding ABC transporter substrate-binding protein — MSPKSVFLAGAAFVALSASAFAACPVATVADMKGLTSAYPEQFELAEFQKAGSCELTFAQNPDIAKFNSQILGNKELPALADRLPQEPLVVAPYDAVGTYGGVITGLSKGTESGTSDLLSVRHVNLVRYADDLQTVVPNIAKSWEWNDDYTQLTFTLRKGHKWSDGEPFTAADIEFWYNDLILNKDVYEKTPGRWLFAGEPAVVKALDDVTVSFTFPVPTPGILNRFAVDYGQAFQPKHFLAQFMPKYNKDADKLAKDMGLENGAAAIKMYYGGSDWKDVPSPLLKDAEVAEKFGRAVVPTLESHIVVEENAEGRKLVANPYFHMVDTAGNQLPYIPEIDESYVKDKEVQNLKIMNGEVVWKQQAVFLEDFPLLKENEAKGNYTVSYAPTFGENIFFSFNRTHKDPVLAKLFNDIRFERAMSIALDREEINEIVYLGQGTPAQGVPAEPKTVSFVSEDILNQDIEFDPDHARELLADMGLKDADGDGTLERPDGKPLVIRLIYSSQGVPVKMMELVRDYWSAVGVRIDLKEVTSDEYRAGANNNDLDLTTWKYDGTAGPAISQDVTAFIPPFGDVFNPGTGFAWAQWMDSDGKEGVEPPAYVKKLYDLSEKFLQVSMGSEESNKLGAEIVKIHVDNLLKIGTVGDIVAPFLYRNDLKNVKPIKAKSYDFYWTYPYRPQQWFLSK; from the coding sequence ATGAGCCCCAAATCCGTTTTTCTCGCCGGAGCGGCCTTTGTCGCGCTGAGCGCCTCAGCCTTTGCTGCATGCCCGGTAGCAACTGTTGCAGATATGAAAGGCCTGACCTCTGCCTATCCTGAGCAGTTTGAGTTGGCCGAATTTCAAAAAGCCGGTAGCTGCGAGCTGACCTTTGCCCAGAACCCGGATATCGCCAAATTCAACAGCCAGATCCTCGGCAACAAAGAGCTGCCAGCGCTTGCCGATCGTCTGCCGCAAGAGCCGCTTGTTGTTGCTCCTTATGATGCCGTTGGCACCTATGGTGGCGTGATTACCGGCCTTTCCAAGGGGACGGAATCTGGCACCTCGGATCTTCTCTCCGTGCGCCATGTAAACCTTGTGCGCTATGCCGATGACCTGCAGACCGTGGTTCCCAATATTGCCAAAAGCTGGGAATGGAATGACGACTACACGCAGCTGACCTTCACCCTGCGCAAGGGTCATAAATGGTCCGATGGCGAGCCTTTCACCGCAGCTGATATCGAATTCTGGTATAACGATCTGATCCTGAACAAAGATGTTTACGAAAAGACGCCGGGCCGCTGGTTGTTCGCCGGAGAGCCCGCCGTTGTCAAGGCGCTGGATGATGTCACCGTCTCCTTCACATTCCCTGTGCCGACGCCGGGCATTCTCAACCGCTTCGCCGTTGACTATGGTCAGGCTTTCCAGCCCAAGCATTTCCTCGCCCAGTTCATGCCGAAATACAACAAGGATGCCGACAAGCTGGCCAAGGATATGGGGCTTGAGAATGGCGCTGCGGCAATCAAGATGTATTATGGCGGCTCCGACTGGAAAGACGTGCCAAGCCCGCTGCTGAAGGACGCTGAAGTTGCCGAGAAATTCGGTCGTGCCGTGGTGCCGACGCTGGAATCCCACATTGTGGTGGAAGAAAATGCCGAAGGCCGCAAGCTGGTCGCCAACCCTTATTTCCATATGGTTGACACCGCAGGCAATCAGCTTCCCTACATTCCAGAAATTGACGAAAGCTACGTCAAGGACAAGGAAGTCCAGAATCTGAAGATCATGAATGGCGAAGTCGTCTGGAAACAGCAGGCTGTCTTCTTGGAGGACTTCCCGCTGCTCAAGGAAAATGAAGCCAAGGGCAACTATACCGTTTCCTACGCGCCGACCTTCGGGGAGAATATCTTCTTCTCCTTTAACCGCACCCACAAGGATCCTGTGCTGGCCAAGCTGTTCAATGACATCCGCTTTGAACGCGCCATGTCCATTGCGCTGGATCGTGAAGAAATCAACGAGATTGTCTATCTGGGGCAGGGGACTCCGGCACAGGGTGTTCCGGCCGAACCAAAGACCGTGTCTTTTGTTTCCGAAGACATCCTCAATCAGGATATCGAATTCGATCCTGATCATGCCAGAGAGTTGCTCGCCGATATGGGCCTCAAGGATGCGGATGGTGACGGCACGTTGGAACGTCCGGATGGCAAGCCGCTGGTTATCCGCCTGATCTATTCCTCTCAGGGTGTGCCAGTGAAGATGATGGAACTGGTGCGTGACTATTGGTCCGCAGTGGGTGTTCGCATCGATCTTAAAGAGGTGACCTCTGATGAATATCGCGCTGGCGCCAACAACAACGATCTTGATCTGACAACTTGGAAATATGACGGCACCGCCGGTCCTGCTATTTCTCAGGATGTGACGGCCTTCATCCCGCCATTCGGGGATGTCTTCAACCCGGGCACCGGTTTTGCCTGGGCCCAGTGGATGGATTCCGATGGCAAGGAAGGCGTAGAGCCACCAGCCTATGTCAAGAAGCTCTATGACCTGTCCGAGAAGTTCTTGCAGGTTTCCATGGGCTCTGAGGAATCCAACAAACTGGGCGCCGAGATCGTCAAGATCCATGTCGACAATCTGCTGAAAATCGGCACCGTCGGCGATATCGTCGCGCCTTTCCTTTATCGCAATGATTTGAAAAACGTCAAACCGATCAAGGCCAAGTCCTACGACTTCTACTGGACATACCCATACCGCCCACAACAGTGGTTCCTGTCCAAATAA
- a CDS encoding ABC transporter permease, whose protein sequence is MLRFTLERLVGMIVTMVLVSMMVFLIMEIPPGDYADRYAFRKYSGTGIAITEADIEAIRHDFGLDKPMALRYVDWIGNIVLHGDFGQAFAFETDVTKVIGDKAWLTMAILFGTLLLTYLIAIPIGIYAAVRRASFADYGLTIFSYLGLALPNFLLALILLYFVNLWFDADIGGLFSTGMSDAPWSFAKAWDLIKHLWLPAFVLAWSAVAYQIQTIRATMSDELNKLSVTAARARGVPETKLLIKYPARLAINPVVSTIGFDVNRIFSELPIVAVVLGLTELGELLLNAYLDLDMYVAGAILLMLTFVIVLMNFISDLLLAWLDPRIKLGSN, encoded by the coding sequence ATGCTTCGTTTTACGCTTGAGCGACTGGTTGGCATGATTGTCACGATGGTGCTTGTTTCCATGATGGTTTTCCTGATCATGGAAATTCCACCTGGTGACTATGCGGATCGCTATGCCTTCCGCAAATATTCAGGCACCGGTATCGCCATTACGGAAGCGGACATTGAGGCCATCCGGCATGATTTCGGCCTCGATAAACCCATGGCACTGCGCTATGTCGACTGGATTGGCAACATCGTTCTACATGGCGATTTCGGGCAGGCCTTCGCCTTTGAGACCGATGTGACCAAGGTCATCGGTGACAAGGCTTGGCTGACTATGGCGATCCTGTTTGGAACATTGCTGCTCACCTACCTGATTGCCATCCCAATAGGCATTTATGCCGCCGTCAGGCGGGCTTCTTTTGCTGATTACGGTCTCACGATCTTTTCTTATCTGGGGCTGGCTCTGCCCAACTTCCTGCTGGCTCTCATTCTGCTTTATTTCGTCAATCTCTGGTTCGATGCGGACATTGGTGGATTGTTTTCAACGGGCATGTCCGATGCGCCTTGGTCCTTTGCCAAGGCATGGGACCTGATCAAGCATCTGTGGCTTCCGGCCTTCGTGCTGGCCTGGTCCGCGGTCGCCTATCAGATCCAGACCATTCGCGCCACCATGTCAGATGAACTCAACAAGCTTTCGGTTACGGCAGCGCGTGCCCGTGGTGTGCCGGAGACCAAGTTGCTGATCAAATATCCCGCCCGCCTTGCCATCAATCCGGTGGTCTCCACCATCGGTTTTGACGTCAACCGTATCTTCTCCGAGCTCCCCATCGTTGCCGTCGTGCTGGGGCTGACAGAGCTCGGCGAATTGCTGCTCAATGCCTATCTCGATCTCGACATGTATGTCGCCGGAGCCATCCTGCTGATGCTTACCTTTGTGATTGTGTTGATGAACTTCATTTCGGACCTGCTGCTGGCCTGGCTTGATCCGCGCATCAAACTGGGGAGCAATTGA